GCTGAACGCCGGGGAGCTCGACCGGCGGGGCGCCGACCCGACCATGCTGGACCTGCTGCGCTGGCACGGGGCCGAGGAGGTCGAGCACCGCTCCGTCGCCTTCGACCTCTTCACACACGTCGACGGCGGCTACCGGCGGCGGGTGCGGACCTGGGCGACGGCGTTCGCGGCGCTGGTGTTCCTGTGGCAGCGCGGGACCCGCTTCTTCATGGAGAACGACCCGACCCTGACCGACGGCCGCGCCTCCTTCAAGGACTTCTACGTCCGCGGCAGACGGGGCACGCTGCCCGCGACCGGCGACCTGCTGAGGTCGGTCCCGCGCTATCTGAGCCGTGCGTACCACCCCTCGCAGGAGGGCTCCACCGAGCAGGCGGTCGCCTATCTCGCCTCCTCCCCCGCCGCGCTGGCCGCGCTCGCCGCGGAGGAGGGGGCGTCGTGACGCCGAAGCCGCTGACCGCCGTGGCCGTCGCGGGCGCGGCACTGTTCGTCCGGCGGGCGCTGCGCCGCCGGATCCAGGTCTCGCCGCTGTGGCCGATGCCCGCGCTGGCGGAACCGGTCTCCGGCCGGCCCCGGTCACGGGCACTGCGGCTGCTGGTCGCCGCACGGCAGGAGGTCGCCGAGGGGGTCGTCCAACTGCGGCTCGAGGGCCGCGAGTTGCCACGCTGGGAGCCGGGGGCGCACCTCGACCTGGTGCTGCCCTCGGGACTGATACGGCAGTACTCGCTGTGCGGGGACCCGGAGGACACCTCGTCCTACACCGTCGCCACCCGGCTCGTCACGGACGGGCGGGGCGGCTCGCGCGAGGTGCACGAGCAGCTGCGGGAGGGGACGGAGGTCGAGGTGCGGGGGCCCCGGAACCGTTTCCCGCTCGTCGAGGCGCCCTCGTACGTCTTCGTCGCCGGGGGCATCGGCATCACGCCGATCCTGCCCATGCTGCGGGCCCTCGCCGAAGGCGCCGAGTGGCGGCTGCTCTACGCCGGTCGGACACGGGCTTCGATGCCGTTCCTGGAGGAGATCGAGAAGCTCGGCGGGGAGGACCGCGACCGGGTGACGGTGGTGGACGGGCGGCCCGATCTCGACGCGCTGCTCATGGACCTGCCCGAGGGGGCGGTCGTCTACTGCTGCGGCCCGGAGGGGCTCATGGCGGCGGTGGAGGAGCGGGTGCCGCACGTCCGCCTCGAGCGGTTCACGGCGCGTACCGTCCGCGACGGCGACCCCTTCGAGGTCGAACTCAGGCGCACCGGGCGGGTGGTGACGGTCGCGGCCGACTCGACCGTACTGGCCGCCGTCCGCGCCGCACTGCCGAACACCCTCTACTCGTGCGAGCAGGGTTTCTGCGGGACCTGCCAACAGCGGGTGCTGGCGGGCGAGGTGGAGCACCGGGACGAGCTGCTCACCGACGCGGAGCGCGGCGACTCGATGCTGATCTGTGTCTCGCGGGCGCGCAGCGAACGACTGGTGCTGGACATGTGACCCGGCACCCGCTCCTGCACACTGCTCGGCTCACATGACTCGGCACATGACGTGAAAAACGAAGCGAAAGGTGAAACGAAAGTTGACTGACATGTGACCGGACAAATAGCCGGATAAGTGACGGATCAGGTGAACGTCTGTGCCGGTCCGGTCCATTCTGGGCCGGAACCGATCGGTAAGGTGTTCGCATGACTACCGGGGTTCGTCGCAGAATGGGAGTCGAGGAGCGTCGGCAGCAGTTGATCGGCGTCGCCCTCGAACTGTTCGCCCAGCGCTCGCCCGACGAGGTCTCCATCGACGAGATAGCCGCGGCCGCGGGCATCTCGCGCCCCCTCGTCTACCACTACTTCCCCGGCAAACTCAGCCTGTACGAGGCCGCGTTGAAGCGGGCCTCGGAGGATCTGGCGGGCCGGTTCGCCGAGCCGCACGAAGGACCGCTCGGCTCCCGGCTGCTCCGCGTGATGCGCCGCTACTTCGACTTCGTCGACGCGCACGGCCCGGGTTTCTCCGCCCTCATGCGCGGCGGCCCGGCGGTCGGCTCCTCGACCACGAACGCCCTCATCGACGCCGTACGCCAGAACGCCTACGAGCAGATCCTGTCGCACCTGGGCATCACCGACGCACCCCCGCGCCTGGAGCTGATCGTCCGCTCCTGGATCTCGCTCGCCGAGTCGACCGCGCTGATCTGGCTGGACGGGCGGCGCATCCCGCGCGAGGAGCTTGAGGTCCAGCTGGTGCAGGACTTCGCCGCGCTGACGGCCGTCAGCGCGGCCTACGACGACGACCTGCGCACACTGCTGCGCCCGGTGCTCGGCGGCGAGCCGGCCGACGGGCCGTTCGGCGACCTGGTCACCCGGCTCATCGCCCTCGCCTCCTGAGACCGCCCGAGGCTCCCGGGACCTGTCCTAGCTCTCGTACTTGCGGTACGACGGGTCGAGGTCGCGCACCTCGGCGGAGGCGTGCAGCGCGAAACCGTCCTGTGCCACATGCTCGCGCAGCAGCTCCAGTACGGCCTCGGTCAGCTTCGTCTTCGTCTCGTCGGTGCGGCCGGCCAGGAGCCCCAGCGTGACGTGGACGATCGCGTGCCCCCGCTCCTCGGGGTCGTCGTAGCCGAACGCCGTGAACTCGGCCGGGCGGAACAGGGTCTTGCAGGCTTCCGGCTTGGCGGCCGCGATCTCGACGACCGAGGTGTGCAGGGCCCGCGCGAACCCCGTCCGGTCGAAGGCGGACGCCATCGTGGTCGAGTAGTCGACGGTGATCTGCGGCATGGGCACTCCTGTTCCAGGGAAACAAGGATCAGCCTAAGTCGTCAGCCGCAGGGCCAGCATCGCGATGTCGTCCTCCCGGTCGTGGCCGAAGCTGGTGAGGAGGGTGTCGCACAGCGCGTCCAGGCCCGGCATGGCGCCGATGGCCGCCGCGCGAAGCTGCTCCATCGAGACCGCGAGGTCGGTGCCCCGGGTCTCGATCAGACCGTCGGTGACCATGAGGAGCCGGTCGGTGGGCTCGAGGAACAGCTCGGTGGGCGGCGGGTGGGGCACACCCAGGCCGAGCAGCGGGCCGGCCGCCTTGGCGTAGTCGGCGCCGCCGGTGTCCCGGACGATCAGCGGCGGGATGTGCCCCGCGTTGGCGATACGGGTGCGCCCGGTTCCGGGGTCGATCAGCACCAGACAGACGGTCGCCGTGACCTCGGGGTGGTAGAGCTGGAGCATCCGGTCGAGGCGCTCTGCGAGCACGGCCGGGTCGCTCTCGTCGACGCAGTAGGCGCGCAGCGCGTGCCGGATCTCGACCATGACGGTGGCTGCCTCGAGCGAGTGCCCGACCACGTCGCCGACCGCGGCCAGCGCCCCTTCCCCGGTGCGCAGGGCGGCGTAGAAGTCACCGCCGATCTCCGCCTCCCTGGACGCGGGCACATAGCGGACGGCGACGTCGACGCCCGGCAGCTCGGGCAACCGCTGCGGCCGGGGAAGGACGCTGTGCTGAAGGGTGAGCGCGACATGCCGCTCGGCCTGGTACATCAGCAGCGGCTCGGCGGCGAGCGCGGTGGCCTGGGCGAGCCTGGCCAGCCGGGACTCG
The sequence above is a segment of the Streptomyces asoensis genome. Coding sequences within it:
- a CDS encoding PDR/VanB family oxidoreductase translates to MTPKPLTAVAVAGAALFVRRALRRRIQVSPLWPMPALAEPVSGRPRSRALRLLVAARQEVAEGVVQLRLEGRELPRWEPGAHLDLVLPSGLIRQYSLCGDPEDTSSYTVATRLVTDGRGGSREVHEQLREGTEVEVRGPRNRFPLVEAPSYVFVAGGIGITPILPMLRALAEGAEWRLLYAGRTRASMPFLEEIEKLGGEDRDRVTVVDGRPDLDALLMDLPEGAVVYCCGPEGLMAAVEERVPHVRLERFTARTVRDGDPFEVELRRTGRVVTVAADSTVLAAVRAALPNTLYSCEQGFCGTCQQRVLAGEVEHRDELLTDAERGDSMLICVSRARSERLVLDM
- a CDS encoding TetR/AcrR family transcriptional regulator; this translates as MTTGVRRRMGVEERRQQLIGVALELFAQRSPDEVSIDEIAAAAGISRPLVYHYFPGKLSLYEAALKRASEDLAGRFAEPHEGPLGSRLLRVMRRYFDFVDAHGPGFSALMRGGPAVGSSTTNALIDAVRQNAYEQILSHLGITDAPPRLELIVRSWISLAESTALIWLDGRRIPREELEVQLVQDFAALTAVSAAYDDDLRTLLRPVLGGEPADGPFGDLVTRLIALAS
- a CDS encoding 5-carboxymethyl-2-hydroxymuconate Delta-isomerase; protein product: MPQITVDYSTTMASAFDRTGFARALHTSVVEIAAAKPEACKTLFRPAEFTAFGYDDPEERGHAIVHVTLGLLAGRTDETKTKLTEAVLELLREHVAQDGFALHASAEVRDLDPSYRKYES